A portion of the Carya illinoinensis cultivar Pawnee chromosome 11, C.illinoinensisPawnee_v1, whole genome shotgun sequence genome contains these proteins:
- the LOC122281305 gene encoding uncharacterized protein LOC122281305, whose protein sequence is MGRINNELCHFYYLFSVDKWRTREGLSTLINGAEAKGELQGVAVARGGKRVTHLLFADDCIIFGKACWKEWRKISSILKKYEQASGQCLNKQKTSIIFSSNGRHADWDRIVKGLGGRVQNNCEKYLGLPTMVGRSKYNTFRCIKQRVWLKINNWKNNFLSHAGKEVLLKAVIQSIPTYVMSVFSLPKKLCKELAALMSKFWWGQRENENKIKWMSWAKMGVSKNDGGLGFRELESFNQALLAKQLWIALKDPDSLAATVLKNKYFSQLTVLEARLGNNPSLI, encoded by the exons ATGGGTAGAATTAATAATGAACTATGTCACTTCTATTACCTATTCAGTGTTGATAAATGGAGAACCAGGGAAG GTCTTAGTACCTTAATCAATGGGGCTGAAGCTAAGGGTGAGCTACAAGGAGTAGCAGTGGCAAGAGGAGGGAAAAGAGTTACACATTTACTCTTTGCGGATGATTGTATCATTTTTGGGAAAGCTTGTTGGAAGGAATGGAGAAAAATTAGTAGTATATTGAAGAAATATGAACAAGCCTCTGGACAGTGTTTAAACAAGCAGAAAACATCAATTATATTCAGCTCTAATGGAAGACATGCAGACTGGGACAGAATTGTGAAAGGTTTGGGAGGAAGGGTACAGAACAACTGTGAGAAATACTTAGGTTTACCTACAATGGTGGGTAGATCCAAGTACAACACTTTCAGATGCATCAAGCAGCGGGTATGGCTCAAGATCAATAACTGGAAGAACAACTTTCTCTCACATGCAGGAAAGGAGGTACTTTTAAAAGCTGTTATTCAATCAATTCCTACTTATGTTATGAGTGTGTTTTCTTtaccaaaaaaattatgtaaggaATTGGCTGCATTGATGTCTAAATTCTGGTGGGGgcagagagaaaatgaaaacaaaataaaatggatGAGTTGGGCTAAAATGGGAGTGTCAAAAAATGATGGGGGGCTGGGATTTAGAGAGCTAGAGAGCTTTAATCAAGCTCTGCTAGCTAAACAACTATGGATAGCTCTTAAGGATCCTGATTCATTGGCTGCAACTGTcttgaaaaacaaatattttagcCAGTTGACTGTATTAGAAGCTAGATTGGGAAATAATCCATCTTTGATATGA